Proteins found in one Hypericibacter terrae genomic segment:
- a CDS encoding ABC transporter ATP-binding protein has protein sequence MSADDSFISIKRVSKHFGAVKAVDDISFDIRRGEFFSLLGPSGCGKTTLLRMLAGFEVPTAGEIFIDGQPMAVVPPHLRPTNMVFQNYAIFPHLNVRQNIAYGLRKKNLTKPQIDQKVEEALGMIKLPGYGNRRADQLSGGQRQRIALARALVCQPKVLLLDEPLGALDKKLREEMQLELRQLQRSVGITFVFVTHDQEEALTMSDRIAVMARGKVMQIDGSAQLYEHPNCREVADFIGNMNFIDGTVAGTEGANAIIDAGPLGKLRVPVGQARINKAGLVTLAIRPEKLRIEATRPNGGTNSIAGRLNAQAYLGDRSHFYVEVPGLQRRVAVAAQNVARNAEAADGKARDVWVSWPVESGVLLPAD, from the coding sequence AGCATTTCGGTGCGGTCAAGGCCGTGGACGACATCTCCTTCGACATCCGGCGCGGCGAGTTCTTCTCGTTGCTGGGTCCGTCCGGCTGCGGCAAGACCACGCTCCTGCGCATGCTGGCGGGGTTCGAGGTGCCGACGGCGGGCGAGATCTTCATCGACGGCCAGCCGATGGCGGTGGTGCCGCCGCATCTGCGCCCGACCAACATGGTGTTCCAGAACTACGCGATCTTCCCGCATCTCAATGTGCGCCAGAACATCGCCTACGGCCTGCGCAAGAAGAACCTGACCAAGCCGCAGATCGACCAGAAGGTCGAGGAAGCGTTGGGGATGATCAAGCTGCCGGGCTACGGCAACCGGCGCGCCGACCAGCTCTCCGGCGGCCAGCGCCAGCGCATCGCGCTCGCCCGCGCGCTTGTCTGCCAGCCCAAGGTGCTGCTGCTCGACGAGCCGCTGGGCGCCCTCGACAAGAAGCTGCGCGAGGAGATGCAGCTCGAGCTGCGCCAGCTGCAGCGCTCGGTCGGCATCACCTTCGTGTTCGTGACGCACGACCAGGAGGAAGCCTTGACCATGTCGGACCGGATCGCGGTCATGGCGCGCGGCAAGGTGATGCAGATCGACGGATCGGCCCAGCTCTACGAGCATCCGAACTGCCGCGAGGTCGCCGATTTCATCGGCAATATGAATTTCATCGACGGCACGGTTGCCGGCACCGAGGGCGCCAATGCCATCATCGATGCCGGCCCGCTCGGCAAGCTGCGGGTGCCGGTCGGCCAGGCCCGCATCAACAAGGCCGGCCTCGTCACCCTGGCGATCCGGCCGGAGAAGCTGCGGATCGAGGCGACCAGGCCGAATGGCGGCACCAACTCGATCGCGGGCCGCCTCAATGCGCAGGCCTATCTCGGCGACCGCAGCCACTTCTATGTCGAGGTGCCGGGCCTGCAGCGCCGTGTCGCGGTCGCGGCCCAAAATGTCGCCCGCAATGCCGAAGCCGCGGACGGCAAGGCGCGCGATGTGTGGGTGAGTTGGCCCGTCGAGTCCGGGGTACTGCTGCCCGCCGACTGA
- the arsC gene encoding arsenate reductase (glutaredoxin) (This arsenate reductase requires both glutathione and glutaredoxin to convert arsenate to arsenite, after which the efflux transporter formed by ArsA and ArsB can extrude the arsenite from the cell, providing resistance.) — protein MMSVTIYHNPRCGKSRDTLALLRGRGIEPAIVEYLSTPPDAKRLKLLLKLLGMAPRDLMRKGEPAYKEKRLADPKLDEAALIAAMVANPILIERPIVVVKDAKGERAALGRPPENVLKIL, from the coding sequence ATCATGAGTGTCACGATCTATCACAATCCGCGCTGCGGAAAATCGCGCGACACGCTGGCGCTGCTGCGCGGCCGCGGGATCGAACCGGCGATCGTCGAATATCTCTCCACGCCGCCCGATGCCAAGCGCCTGAAGCTGCTCCTGAAGCTTCTGGGCATGGCTCCGCGCGATCTGATGCGCAAGGGCGAACCGGCCTACAAGGAAAAGAGGCTGGCCGACCCCAAGCTCGACGAGGCGGCGCTGATCGCCGCCATGGTCGCCAATCCGATCCTGATCGAGCGGCCGATCGTCGTCGTCAAGGACGCCAAAGGCGAACGGGCGGCCCTCGGGCGCCCGCCGGAAAACGTTCTGAAGATCCTCTAG
- a CDS encoding DUF488 domain-containing protein, which produces MSIAKAPVTHPFFTIGHSTRSLDEFMGLLSEAEVTLVVDVRTVPRSRTNPQYNTESFSKALNELQVGYEHIAALGGLRKRSPDVPEALNAFWQNESFHNYADYATTEGFRSGLERLRELGHERPCAIMCAEAVWWRCHRRIIADHLIAASETVFHILGRGHIEPAHLTKEAVPGPGGTLVYPAAATLF; this is translated from the coding sequence GTGAGCATTGCCAAAGCGCCCGTGACGCATCCGTTCTTCACCATCGGGCACTCGACCCGTTCGCTCGACGAGTTCATGGGTTTGTTGAGCGAAGCGGAGGTGACTCTCGTCGTCGATGTCAGGACCGTGCCGCGATCGCGCACGAACCCGCAATATAACACGGAGTCGTTCTCGAAGGCTCTGAACGAGTTGCAGGTCGGCTACGAACATATCGCGGCCCTGGGCGGCTTGCGCAAGCGATCGCCGGATGTTCCCGAAGCGCTCAATGCCTTCTGGCAAAACGAGAGCTTCCACAATTATGCCGACTACGCCACGACGGAGGGATTTCGCTCGGGCCTGGAGAGATTGCGCGAGCTCGGACATGAGCGGCCTTGCGCCATCATGTGCGCGGAAGCCGTCTGGTGGCGGTGCCATCGGCGGATCATCGCCGATCACCTGATCGCCGCCAGCGAAACCGTGTTCCATATCCTGGGGCGGGGCCATATCGAGCCCGCGCACTTGACCAAGGAAGCGGTGCCGGGTCCCGGGGGAACGCTGGTCTATCCGGCCGCCGCCACTCTCTTCTAG
- a CDS encoding hypervirulence associated TUDOR domain-containing protein: MTRKFKIGDHVTWNSEAGHVRGRILRVHTRDVDYKGYTHHATADDPQYEIKSDTTDHVALHKATALKLVRR, translated from the coding sequence ATGACCAGGAAATTCAAGATCGGCGACCATGTCACCTGGAACTCGGAAGCGGGGCATGTGCGGGGGCGGATTCTCAGAGTGCACACCAGAGATGTGGACTACAAGGGCTACACCCATCATGCAACCGCGGACGACCCTCAGTATGAAATCAAGAGCGACACGACCGATCATGTCGCCTTGCACAAGGCGACGGCGCTCAAGCTCGTGCGCCGGTGA